The following proteins are encoded in a genomic region of Streptomyces sp. SLBN-31:
- a CDS encoding SpoIIE family protein phosphatase, translating into MTEYPISFERPGADPADARGAVLHTPTQVPDAPMAALPAQARAGETPSKPSTATPCGKGKEPASSADTTGPGPEHSQPSAVEPDTHRPRPVPESVPDRPDTEQDRPQSGGPERRKGQGLAPGRPTPMRRDGDRLRFVGAATRRIARGIDLDEIVMGLCRATVPTFSDAILVYLRDPLPVGDERPTGPLLLRLRRTDRIPAERDSEGAGFSPALQPEPAELTELDSLGAELCEVRPGSALAEVLRGVRPVFTDAPAAHAALPELLGEGGESLVPGGQRSILAPLRGRRRVIGAALFLRRPERLAFEADDLLVAAQLATHSALGIDKAVLYGREAYIADELQRTMLPEHLPRPTGVRLASRYLPAAETARVGGDWYDAIPLPGSRVALVVGDVMGHSMTSAAIMGQLRTTAQTLAGLDLPPQEVLHHLDEQAQRLGTDRMATCLYAVYDPVSHRITIANAGHPPPVLLHLGGRAEVLRVPPGAPIGVGGVDFEAVELDAPAGATLLLYTDGLVESRLRDVWTGIEQLREKLAATAQLTGPDHPPPLEALCDEVLDMLGPGDRDDDIALLAARFDGIAPSDVAYWFLEPEDAAPGRARRLARRALSRWGLEELSDSVELLVSEVVTNAVRYASRPVTLRLLRTDVLRCEVGDDVPQLPRLRQARATDEGGRGLYLVNRLARRWGATRLSTGKVVWFELSKTAP; encoded by the coding sequence GTGACGGAGTACCCCATCTCCTTCGAGCGCCCCGGCGCCGACCCTGCGGACGCCCGCGGGGCGGTTCTGCACACCCCGACGCAGGTGCCGGACGCGCCCATGGCCGCCTTACCCGCGCAGGCGCGCGCCGGAGAGACACCCTCGAAACCGAGTACGGCCACACCGTGCGGCAAGGGAAAGGAGCCGGCCTCGTCTGCCGACACCACGGGCCCGGGCCCCGAGCACTCCCAGCCTTCCGCCGTGGAGCCCGACACGCACCGTCCGCGGCCCGTGCCCGAATCCGTTCCGGACCGGCCCGACACCGAGCAGGACCGGCCGCAGAGCGGCGGCCCCGAGCGCCGCAAGGGCCAGGGGCTCGCGCCGGGCCGGCCCACGCCCATGCGCCGGGACGGCGACCGGCTGCGGTTCGTCGGGGCGGCGACGCGGCGGATCGCCCGCGGCATCGACCTGGACGAGATCGTCATGGGCCTGTGCCGGGCGACCGTACCGACGTTCTCGGACGCGATCCTGGTCTATCTGCGTGATCCGCTGCCCGTCGGCGACGAGCGGCCCACCGGTCCGCTGCTGCTGCGGCTGCGCCGCACCGACCGCATCCCGGCCGAGCGGGACAGCGAGGGCGCCGGTTTCTCGCCCGCGCTCCAGCCCGAGCCCGCGGAGCTCACCGAACTCGACTCGCTCGGCGCCGAGCTGTGCGAGGTGCGGCCGGGCAGCGCGCTCGCCGAGGTGCTGCGCGGTGTCCGTCCGGTCTTCACGGACGCGCCCGCGGCCCACGCCGCGCTGCCCGAGCTGCTCGGGGAGGGCGGGGAGTCGCTGGTGCCCGGCGGCCAGCGCTCGATCCTCGCCCCGCTGCGCGGTCGGCGCCGGGTGATCGGCGCCGCGCTGTTCCTGCGACGGCCGGAACGCCTGGCCTTCGAGGCCGACGACCTGCTGGTCGCCGCCCAGCTGGCCACGCACAGCGCGCTGGGCATCGACAAGGCGGTGCTGTACGGCCGTGAGGCGTACATCGCCGACGAGCTGCAGCGCACCATGCTCCCGGAGCACCTGCCGCGGCCCACGGGCGTGCGGCTGGCCTCCCGCTACCTCCCGGCCGCCGAGACGGCGCGGGTCGGCGGCGACTGGTACGACGCGATCCCGCTGCCGGGCAGCCGGGTGGCGCTGGTGGTGGGCGACGTCATGGGTCACTCCATGACCTCGGCGGCCATCATGGGCCAGCTGCGCACCACGGCACAGACGCTCGCCGGCCTGGACCTGCCACCGCAGGAGGTGCTGCACCACCTCGACGAACAGGCGCAGCGGCTGGGCACCGACCGCATGGCGACCTGCCTCTACGCCGTCTACGACCCGGTCTCGCACCGCATCACCATCGCCAACGCGGGCCATCCGCCTCCGGTGCTGCTGCACCTGGGCGGGCGGGCCGAGGTGCTGCGGGTGCCGCCGGGCGCGCCGATCGGCGTCGGCGGGGTCGACTTCGAGGCCGTGGAACTGGACGCGCCCGCCGGCGCGACCCTGCTGCTTTACACCGACGGTCTGGTGGAGTCCCGGCTGCGGGACGTCTGGACCGGGATAGAGCAGCTGCGGGAGAAGCTGGCCGCCACCGCGCAGCTGACGGGGCCCGACCATCCGCCGCCGCTGGAGGCGCTGTGCGACGAGGTCCTGGACATGCTCGGGCCGGGTGACCGCGACGACGACATCGCGCTGCTCGCGGCCCGCTTCGACGGGATCGCGCCCAGTGACGTCGCGTACTGGTTCCTGGAACCGGAGGACGCGGCGCCCGGGCGGGCGCGGCGGCTCGCGCGCCGGGCGCTGTCCCGGTGGGGCCTGGAGGAGCTCAGCGACTCCGTCGAGCTGCTGGTCAGCGAGGTCGTCACCAACGCGGTGCGCTATGCCTCGCGGCCGGTGACGCTGCGGCTGCTGCGCACCGACGTGCTGCGGTGCGAGGTGGGCGACGACGTGCCCCAGCTGCCCCGGCTGCGGCAGGCCCGCGCGACCGACGAGGGTGGACGCGGTCTGTACCTCGTCAACCGGCTGGCCCGGCGGTGGGGCGCGACCCGGCTGAGCACCGGCAAGGTCGTGTGGTTCGAACTGAGCAAGACCGCGCCGTAG
- the glpX gene encoding class II fructose-bisphosphatase, with protein sequence MTEHHHLPSELEVPSEAPDRNLALELVRVTEAAAMAAGRWVGRGDKNGADGAAVRAMRTLVSTVSMNGVVVIGEGEKDEAPMLFNGERVGDGTGPECDIAVDPIDGTTLTAKGMPNAIAVLAAADRGSMFDPSAVFYMDKLVTGPEAADFVDIDAPVSVNIRRVAKAKRSTPEDVTVVILDRPRHEGIIKEIREAGARIKLISDGDVAGSIYALREGTGVDMLLGIGGTPEGIISACAVKCLGGTIQGKLWPKDDEERARAIDAGHDLDRVLMTDDLVAGENVFFVATGITDGELLRGVRYRSETATTDSIVMRSKSGTVRRIASDHRLSKLRAYSAIDFDRAK encoded by the coding sequence ATGACCGAGCATCATCACTTGCCGTCCGAGCTCGAAGTTCCCAGCGAAGCCCCCGACCGCAACCTCGCCCTGGAGCTCGTCCGGGTGACCGAAGCCGCCGCGATGGCCGCGGGCCGCTGGGTCGGACGCGGCGACAAGAACGGCGCCGACGGCGCCGCCGTCCGCGCCATGCGGACCCTCGTCTCCACCGTGTCGATGAACGGCGTGGTCGTCATCGGCGAGGGCGAGAAGGACGAGGCGCCGATGCTCTTCAACGGGGAGCGCGTCGGCGACGGAACCGGCCCCGAGTGCGACATCGCCGTGGACCCGATCGACGGAACCACGCTGACGGCCAAGGGCATGCCGAACGCGATCGCCGTACTGGCGGCCGCGGACCGCGGGTCGATGTTCGACCCGTCCGCCGTCTTCTACATGGACAAGCTGGTCACCGGGCCCGAGGCGGCGGACTTCGTCGACATCGACGCGCCCGTGTCGGTGAACATCCGCCGGGTGGCCAAGGCCAAGCGGTCCACCCCGGAGGACGTGACGGTGGTGATCCTGGACCGGCCGCGGCACGAGGGGATCATCAAGGAGATCCGGGAGGCCGGGGCACGGATCAAGCTGATCTCCGACGGCGATGTCGCCGGGTCGATCTACGCGCTGCGCGAGGGCACCGGCGTCGACATGCTGCTGGGCATCGGCGGCACGCCCGAGGGGATCATCTCGGCCTGCGCCGTGAAGTGTCTCGGCGGCACGATCCAGGGCAAGCTGTGGCCCAAGGACGACGAGGAGCGGGCGCGGGCGATCGACGCCGGGCACGACCTGGACCGCGTGCTGATGACCGACGACCTGGTGGCCGGGGAGAACGTGTTCTTCGTCGCCACCGGGATCACCGACGGGGAGCTGCTGCGGGGTGTGCGGTACCGGTCGGAGACCGCGACGACCGACTCGATCGTGATGCGCTCGAAGTCGGGCACCGTCCGGCGGATCGCCTCCGACCACCGGCTGAGCAAGCTGCGGGCCTACAGCGCGATCGACTTCGACCGCGCCAAGTAG
- a CDS encoding malonic semialdehyde reductase yields MSLVLDPAAQDLLFREARTANTFTDEPVTDEQVQAIYDLVKYGPTSMNQSPLRVTLVRSPEARERLVQHLAEGNQKKTAAAPLVAILSADNEFHEELPHLFPHFPQAKDLFAGSREAREKNAALNAALQAAYFIIGVRAAGLAAGPMTGLDFEGVRKEFLDDDHTPLMVVNIGKPGEDAWFPRSPRLDYEQVVTTV; encoded by the coding sequence ATGTCTCTCGTGCTCGACCCCGCCGCCCAGGACCTGCTGTTCCGTGAGGCCCGCACCGCGAACACCTTCACCGACGAGCCGGTGACGGACGAGCAGGTGCAGGCGATCTACGACCTGGTCAAGTACGGCCCGACCTCAATGAACCAGTCGCCGCTGCGCGTCACGCTGGTCCGCTCCCCCGAGGCGCGTGAGCGTCTGGTGCAGCACCTGGCCGAGGGCAACCAGAAGAAGACCGCCGCCGCCCCGCTGGTCGCGATCCTCTCCGCGGACAACGAGTTCCACGAGGAGCTGCCGCACCTCTTCCCGCACTTCCCGCAGGCCAAGGACCTCTTCGCCGGCAGCCGTGAGGCCCGCGAGAAGAACGCCGCGCTGAACGCCGCCCTGCAGGCCGCCTACTTCATCATCGGCGTCCGTGCCGCCGGTCTCGCCGCCGGCCCGATGACCGGCCTCGACTTCGAGGGCGTCCGCAAGGAGTTCCTGGACGACGACCACACCCCCCTGATGGTCGTCAACATCGGCAAGCCGGGCGAGGACGCCTGGTTCCCGCGCTCCCCGCGCCTGGACTACGAGCAGGTCGTCACCACGGTCTGA
- a CDS encoding DUF4245 domain-containing protein, whose translation MAGSNGRQKTVRDMILSLGLIGIAAALIYVFIPHDDSAPDIKRVDYRVELLTARRAAAYPVAAPEGLPRTWKATSVRFDGANNDAWHLGFHAPDGQYVQIEQSTQKPSEFIDQATQGGKATKATQDIDGRTWTRCTGGRYDALVLPGKGSTTVVAGTGSLRQLTEMVQALKMS comes from the coding sequence GTGGCAGGTTCGAACGGCAGGCAGAAGACGGTCCGGGACATGATTCTCTCCCTGGGCCTCATCGGGATCGCGGCGGCGCTCATCTACGTCTTCATCCCCCACGACGACTCGGCTCCCGACATCAAGCGGGTGGACTACCGCGTCGAGCTGCTCACGGCACGCCGCGCCGCGGCCTACCCGGTGGCCGCGCCCGAGGGTCTGCCCAGGACCTGGAAGGCGACGTCCGTGCGCTTCGACGGCGCGAACAACGACGCCTGGCACCTGGGCTTCCACGCCCCCGACGGTCAGTACGTGCAGATCGAGCAGTCGACTCAGAAGCCGTCGGAGTTCATCGACCAGGCCACCCAGGGCGGCAAGGCGACCAAGGCGACCCAGGACATCGACGGCCGGACCTGGACGCGCTGTACCGGCGGCCGCTACGACGCCCTCGTGCTGCCCGGCAAGGGCTCGACGACGGTGGTCGCGGGCACCGGCTCCCTGCGGCAGCTGACCGAGATGGTGCAGGCCCTGAAGATGTCGTGA
- a CDS encoding exodeoxyribonuclease VII small subunit, which yields MTSKVAEEALGYEQARDELIEVVRRLEAGGTTLEESLALWERGEELAKVCRRWLDGARARLDAALAEEQEPDGDDVREDDA from the coding sequence ATGACCAGCAAGGTGGCGGAAGAGGCGCTCGGGTACGAGCAGGCGCGGGACGAACTGATCGAGGTCGTACGGCGGCTGGAGGCGGGCGGCACGACGCTGGAGGAGTCGCTGGCCCTGTGGGAGCGCGGCGAGGAGCTGGCCAAGGTGTGCCGGCGCTGGCTGGACGGCGCTCGGGCCCGCCTGGACGCCGCTCTGGCCGAGGAGCAAGAGCCGGACGGGGACGACGTCCGGGAGGACGACGCATAG
- the xseA gene encoding exodeoxyribonuclease VII large subunit, translating to MALNTSAEAPVPVGEVSRLIGGWIDRLGAVWVEGQITQLSRRPGAGVVFLTLRDPSYDISIGVTCYRQVFDAVADVVGEGARVVVQAKPEWYAPRGQLSLRATEIRPVGVGELLARLERLKKALAAEGLFSAERKKPLPFLPQLIGLVCGRASAAERDVLENARHRWPAVRFEVRNVAVQGVHAVPQVVQAVKELDELADVDVIIVARGGGSVEDLLPFSDEQLVRAVAQCRTPVVSAIGHEPDNPLLDHVADLRASTPTDAAKKVVPDVGEEYERVRMLRDRARRCARALVEREERGLAHALARPAIQDPHRMVDERADHVTSLVERSRRTLGHLLDRADSELTHTHARVVALSPAATLKRGYAVLQKADGHVVRDPDEVAADETLRARVSEGEFVVRVDT from the coding sequence ATGGCTCTCAACACGTCCGCCGAAGCGCCCGTGCCCGTCGGTGAGGTCTCGCGGCTCATCGGGGGGTGGATCGACCGGTTGGGGGCGGTCTGGGTCGAGGGGCAGATCACGCAGCTGTCGCGGCGGCCCGGGGCCGGAGTGGTATTCCTGACCCTGCGCGATCCGTCGTACGACATCTCGATCGGCGTGACCTGCTACCGGCAGGTGTTCGACGCCGTCGCCGACGTGGTCGGCGAGGGCGCGCGGGTCGTCGTGCAGGCCAAGCCGGAGTGGTACGCCCCGCGCGGCCAGCTCTCCCTGCGGGCCACCGAGATAAGGCCCGTGGGTGTCGGTGAGCTGCTCGCGCGGCTGGAGCGGTTGAAGAAGGCGCTGGCCGCCGAGGGGCTGTTCTCGGCGGAGCGCAAGAAGCCGCTGCCGTTCCTGCCACAGCTGATCGGGCTGGTGTGCGGGCGGGCCTCCGCGGCGGAGCGGGACGTGCTGGAGAACGCCCGGCACCGCTGGCCCGCCGTCCGCTTCGAGGTGCGCAACGTCGCGGTGCAGGGCGTGCACGCCGTCCCGCAGGTGGTGCAGGCCGTGAAGGAGCTCGACGAGCTGGCGGACGTGGACGTGATCATCGTCGCCCGAGGGGGCGGCAGCGTGGAGGACCTGCTGCCGTTCTCCGACGAGCAACTGGTGCGCGCGGTCGCGCAGTGCCGTACGCCCGTGGTGTCGGCCATCGGGCACGAGCCGGACAATCCCCTCCTCGATCACGTGGCCGACCTGCGTGCCTCCACACCGACGGACGCCGCCAAGAAGGTCGTCCCGGACGTGGGCGAGGAGTACGAGCGGGTGCGGATGCTGCGGGACCGGGCCCGGCGTTGTGCGCGGGCCCTGGTGGAGCGGGAGGAGCGCGGGCTCGCGCACGCCCTCGCCCGGCCCGCGATACAGGATCCGCACCGGATGGTCGACGAGCGGGCCGACCACGTGACCTCGCTGGTGGAGCGCTCGCGCCGGACCCTCGGTCACCTTCTCGACCGTGCCGACTCCGAGCTCACGCACACGCACGCACGCGTGGTGGCCCTCTCCCCCGCCGCCACCCTCAAGCGCGGGTACGCGGTGCTGCAGAAGGCCGACGGGCACGTGGTGCGGGATCCGGACGAGGTCGCGGCGGACGAGACGCTGCGGGCGCGGGTCAGCGAGGGCGAGTTCGTTGTCCGAGTCGACACATAG
- a CDS encoding WhiB family transcriptional regulator yields the protein MLQPPHSSLQVAAVPAQRVPVPVRDQDAPWHTEAVCRRDEAGLFFAPSKEPTAARLSREEAAKRVCARCPVMVECREHALLQPEPYGVWGGLTAAERRVVLARRRRREMELKKTARAQGRIAAAG from the coding sequence GTGCTGCAACCGCCGCATTCGTCCCTGCAGGTAGCTGCCGTTCCGGCCCAGCGGGTGCCAGTGCCAGTCAGGGACCAGGACGCCCCTTGGCACACCGAGGCGGTGTGCCGGCGGGACGAGGCCGGTCTGTTCTTCGCCCCCTCCAAGGAGCCCACCGCGGCACGCCTGTCCCGCGAGGAGGCGGCCAAGCGCGTCTGTGCCCGCTGTCCGGTGATGGTCGAGTGCCGTGAGCACGCCCTGCTGCAACCCGAGCCCTACGGCGTCTGGGGCGGCCTCACGGCCGCCGAGCGCCGCGTGGTGCTCGCCAGGCGGCGGCGCCGCGAGATGGAGCTGAAGAAGACGGCGCGAGCGCAGGGCCGTATAGCGGCGGCGGGATAG
- a CDS encoding DUF402 domain-containing protein, with amino-acid sequence MAEGGAVRAEAAAGTSAGFWEPGSQILWRYRENAGERFHIARPVTVVRDDAELLAVWLAPGTECVKPVLADGTPVHVEPLRTRYTKPRTVQYDRWFGTGVLKLARPGEPWSVWLFWEPGWRFKNWYVNLETPLARWHGGVDSEDHFLDISVHPDRSWHWRDEDEFAQARRDGLMDESVAERVRQAGESAVEVIRAWGPPFSEGWQHWRPDPSWAVPSLPEDWDRTPAHVSS; translated from the coding sequence ATGGCAGAGGGCGGAGCGGTGAGAGCGGAAGCGGCAGCGGGCACGTCGGCGGGTTTCTGGGAGCCCGGCAGCCAGATCCTGTGGCGGTACCGGGAGAACGCGGGCGAGCGTTTCCACATCGCCCGCCCCGTCACCGTCGTGCGGGACGACGCCGAACTGCTCGCCGTGTGGCTGGCGCCCGGCACCGAGTGCGTCAAGCCGGTCCTCGCCGACGGCACGCCCGTGCACGTCGAGCCGCTGCGGACGCGCTACACCAAGCCGCGGACCGTGCAGTACGACCGCTGGTTCGGCACCGGCGTGCTGAAGCTGGCCCGGCCGGGCGAGCCCTGGTCGGTGTGGCTGTTCTGGGAGCCGGGCTGGCGGTTCAAGAACTGGTACGTGAACCTCGAGACGCCGCTCGCCCGTTGGCACGGCGGCGTCGACTCCGAGGACCACTTTCTCGACATCTCGGTGCACCCGGACCGCAGTTGGCACTGGCGCGACGAGGACGAGTTCGCGCAGGCCCGGCGGGACGGGCTGATGGACGAGTCGGTGGCCGAGCGGGTGCGGCAGGCGGGCGAGTCCGCGGTGGAGGTGATCCGCGCCTGGGGGCCGCCGTTCAGCGAGGGCTGGCAGCACTGGCGCCCGGATCCGTCCTGGGCTGTACCTTCGTTGCCGGAGGACTGGGACCGTACGCCCGCGCACGTGTCCTCATGA
- a CDS encoding DUF1707 domain-containing protein, which yields MDLQKHTEPTSSAAGLRASDADRDRVADLLREALAEGRLTADEHAERVEGVLAAKTVGELEVFVQDLPAAHRHRAAPSFAAAPDRPPLGSVPVDADDHVVAVLSSAVRRGRRRAGRRIHAYAVFGSVEIDLSEALFEYQQVVIKAVAVFGSVEVRVPENVSLRGTGGGVLGSFEVASLDADDANAPVVYVDGWAVLGSVEAKPKRGRFVADILDRVQHKVDKSLRKYLDR from the coding sequence GTGGACCTTCAGAAGCACACCGAACCGACGTCCTCGGCGGCCGGCCTGCGCGCCTCGGACGCCGACCGCGACCGTGTCGCCGACCTCCTGCGCGAGGCCCTCGCCGAAGGCCGCCTGACCGCCGACGAGCACGCCGAGCGGGTGGAGGGCGTGCTCGCCGCCAAGACGGTCGGGGAGCTGGAGGTCTTCGTACAGGACCTGCCCGCCGCCCACCGCCACCGCGCCGCCCCCTCCTTCGCCGCCGCCCCCGACCGGCCCCCGCTGGGCAGCGTCCCGGTCGACGCCGACGACCATGTGGTGGCGGTGCTCAGCAGCGCCGTGCGCAGGGGCCGGCGGCGCGCCGGCCGCCGTATCCACGCGTACGCGGTCTTCGGCAGCGTGGAGATAGACCTCAGCGAGGCGCTGTTCGAGTACCAGCAGGTCGTGATCAAGGCGGTCGCGGTCTTCGGCAGTGTCGAGGTCCGCGTCCCGGAGAACGTCTCGCTGCGCGGCACGGGCGGCGGGGTGCTCGGCAGCTTCGAGGTGGCATCGCTGGACGCGGACGACGCCAACGCCCCCGTGGTGTACGTCGACGGCTGGGCCGTGCTGGGCAGTGTCGAGGCGAAACCGAAGCGCGGCAGGTTCGTCGCGGACATTCTCGATCGCGTGCAGCACAAGGTCGACAAGAGTTTGCGCAAATACCTGGACCGTTGA
- a CDS encoding fumarate hydratase: MPEFAYTDLLPMGEDTTPYRLVTSEGVSTFEADGRTFLKVEPEALRKLAEEAIHDIQHYLRPAHLAQLRRIIDDPEASGNDKFVALDLLKNANIAAAGVLPMCQDTGTAIVMGKRGQNVLTQGGDEAALSRGVYDAYKNLNLRYSQMAPLTMWEEKNTGSNLPAQIELYATDGGTYKFLFMAKGGGSANKSFLYQETKAVLNESSMMRFLEEKIRSLGTAACPPYHLAIVVGGTSAEYALKTAKYASAHYLDEIPAEGSELGHGFRDKELEQKVFELTQRIGIGAQFGGKYFCHDVRVVRLPRHGASCPVAIAVSCSADRQALAKITPEGVFLEQLETDPARFLPETTDEHLDEADVVRIDLNQPMDDILAELTKYPVKTRLSLTGPLVVARDIAHAKIKERLDAGEEMPQYLKDHPVYYAGPAKTPEGYASGSFGPTTAGRMDSYVEQFQAAGGSKVMLAKGNRSKQVTDACDAHGGFYLGSIGGPAARLAQDCIKKVEVVEYEELGMEAVWKIEVEDFPAFIVVDDKGNDFFQDPAPQPTFTSIPVRGPGLA, encoded by the coding sequence ATGCCTGAGTTCGCGTACACCGATCTGCTCCCCATGGGAGAGGACACCACCCCCTACCGGCTGGTGACCTCCGAGGGTGTCTCCACCTTCGAGGCCGACGGGCGGACGTTTCTCAAGGTGGAGCCGGAGGCGCTGCGCAAGCTCGCCGAGGAGGCCATCCACGACATCCAGCACTACCTGCGGCCCGCGCACCTCGCCCAGCTGCGGCGCATCATCGACGACCCCGAGGCGTCCGGCAACGACAAGTTCGTCGCCCTGGACCTGCTGAAGAACGCCAACATCGCCGCCGCCGGCGTGCTCCCCATGTGCCAGGACACCGGTACGGCGATCGTCATGGGCAAGCGCGGCCAGAACGTCCTCACGCAGGGCGGCGACGAGGCGGCCCTCTCGCGCGGCGTCTACGACGCGTACAAGAACCTCAACCTGCGCTACTCGCAGATGGCGCCGCTGACGATGTGGGAGGAGAAGAACACCGGCTCCAACCTCCCCGCCCAGATCGAGCTGTACGCCACCGACGGCGGCACGTACAAGTTCCTGTTCATGGCCAAGGGCGGCGGCTCCGCCAACAAGTCCTTCCTGTACCAGGAGACGAAGGCCGTCCTGAACGAGTCCTCCATGATGAGGTTCCTGGAGGAGAAGATCCGTTCGCTCGGTACGGCCGCCTGCCCGCCGTACCACCTGGCGATCGTCGTCGGCGGCACCAGCGCCGAGTACGCGCTGAAGACCGCCAAGTACGCCTCCGCGCACTACCTGGACGAGATCCCGGCCGAGGGCTCCGAGCTCGGGCACGGTTTCCGGGACAAGGAGCTGGAGCAGAAGGTCTTCGAGCTGACGCAGCGGATCGGGATCGGCGCGCAGTTCGGCGGCAAGTACTTCTGCCACGACGTACGGGTGGTGCGCCTGCCGCGGCACGGCGCGTCCTGCCCGGTCGCCATCGCCGTCTCCTGCTCGGCCGACCGCCAGGCGCTCGCGAAGATCACCCCCGAGGGCGTCTTCCTGGAGCAGCTGGAGACGGACCCGGCGCGCTTCCTGCCGGAGACGACCGACGAGCACCTGGACGAGGCCGACGTCGTGCGGATCGACCTGAACCAGCCGATGGACGACATCCTCGCCGAGCTCACCAAGTACCCGGTGAAGACCCGTCTCTCGCTCACCGGCCCGCTGGTCGTGGCCCGTGACATCGCGCACGCCAAGATCAAGGAGCGGCTGGACGCGGGCGAGGAGATGCCGCAGTACCTGAAGGACCACCCGGTGTACTACGCGGGTCCGGCGAAGACCCCCGAGGGCTACGCCTCCGGTTCCTTCGGCCCGACCACGGCCGGACGCATGGACTCCTACGTGGAGCAGTTCCAGGCCGCCGGCGGCTCCAAGGTCATGCTCGCCAAGGGCAACCGCAGCAAGCAGGTCACCGACGCCTGCGACGCGCACGGCGGCTTCTACCTCGGCTCCATCGGCGGTCCGGCGGCCCGTCTCGCCCAGGACTGCATCAAGAAGGTCGAGGTCGTCGAGTACGAGGAGCTCGGCATGGAGGCGGTCTGGAAGATCGAGGTCGAGGACTTCCCGGCGTTCATCGTCGTCGACGACAAGGGCAACGACTTCTTCCAGGACCCCGCGCCTCAGCCGACCTTCACGTCGATCCCCGTGCGCGGTCCCGGCCTGGCGTAG
- a CDS encoding aspartate ammonia-lyase, translated as MTDEQEQSGTGFRIEHDSMGEVRVPADAKWRAQTQRAVENFPVSGQRIERAHIEALARIKGAAAKVNGRLGVLDKDVAEAIQEAAEEVARGEWDEHFPIDVFQTGSGTSSNMNTNEVIATLATERLGRDVHPNDHVNASQSSNDVFPSSIHIAATAAVTRDLVPALEHLAGSLERKSEEFADVVKSGRTHLMDATPVTLGQEFGGYAAQIRYGVERLHASLPRLAELPLGGTAVGTGINTPPGFSAAVIEEVGRVTGLPLTEARDHFEAQGARDGIVETSGQLRTIAVGLTKIANDLRWMSSGPRTGLAEIALPDLQPGSSIMPGKVNPVIPEAVLMVAAQVIGNDATVATAGAAGNFELNVMLPVIAKNVLESIRLLANVSRLLADRTVDGITANRERAREYAESSPSVVTPLNKYIGYEEAAKVAKKALAQRKTIRQVVVEGGYVERGDLTEQQLDEALDVLRMTRP; from the coding sequence ATGACCGACGAGCAGGAGCAGAGCGGGACCGGGTTCCGGATCGAGCACGACTCCATGGGGGAGGTCCGCGTCCCTGCGGACGCCAAGTGGCGGGCCCAGACGCAGCGTGCCGTGGAGAACTTCCCCGTCTCCGGACAGCGCATCGAGCGCGCCCACATCGAGGCGCTCGCCCGAATCAAGGGCGCGGCGGCGAAGGTGAACGGGCGGCTCGGGGTGCTCGACAAGGACGTCGCGGAGGCGATCCAGGAGGCGGCCGAGGAGGTCGCGCGGGGCGAGTGGGACGAGCACTTCCCGATCGACGTCTTCCAGACCGGTTCCGGCACCTCCTCGAACATGAACACCAACGAGGTCATCGCCACGCTCGCGACCGAGCGGCTCGGCCGGGACGTCCACCCCAACGACCACGTCAACGCCTCGCAGTCGTCCAACGACGTCTTCCCGTCCTCCATCCACATCGCCGCCACCGCCGCCGTCACCCGCGACCTGGTCCCGGCCCTGGAGCATCTCGCCGGCTCGCTGGAGCGCAAGTCCGAGGAGTTCGCGGACGTCGTGAAGTCGGGGCGCACGCACCTGATGGACGCCACGCCCGTCACCCTCGGCCAGGAGTTCGGCGGGTACGCGGCCCAGATCCGCTACGGCGTGGAGCGGCTGCACGCCTCCCTCCCCCGCCTCGCCGAGCTGCCCCTGGGCGGCACGGCCGTCGGCACCGGCATCAACACCCCGCCCGGCTTCTCGGCGGCCGTGATCGAGGAGGTCGGCCGCGTCACCGGGCTGCCGCTGACCGAGGCACGGGACCACTTCGAGGCGCAGGGCGCGCGGGACGGGATCGTCGAGACCAGCGGTCAGCTGCGGACCATCGCGGTCGGCCTGACGAAGATCGCCAACGACCTGCGCTGGATGTCCTCCGGGCCGCGCACCGGGCTCGCCGAGATCGCCCTGCCCGACCTGCAGCCCGGCTCGTCGATCATGCCGGGCAAGGTCAACCCGGTCATCCCGGAGGCGGTCCTCATGGTCGCCGCCCAGGTCATCGGCAACGACGCCACCGTCGCCACCGCCGGAGCGGCCGGCAACTTCGAGCTCAACGTCATGCTGCCGGTGATCGCCAAGAACGTGCTGGAGTCGATCCGGCTGCTCGCCAACGTCTCCCGGCTGCTCGCCGACCGGACCGTGGACGGCATCACCGCGAACCGGGAGCGGGCGCGCGAGTACGCCGAGTCCTCGCCGTCGGTCGTCACCCCGCTCAACAAGTACATCGGGTACGAGGAGGCGGCCAAGGTCGCCAAGAAGGCGCTGGCGCAGCGCAAGACGATCCGGCAGGTCGTCGTGGAGGGCGGTTACGTGGAGCGGGGGGACCTGACCGAACAGCAGCTCGACGAGGCGCTGGATGTCCTGCGTATGACGCGCCCGTAA